ggaagcctcaattctggctttatttgtacattttttgcgaagagtctttagacatctctcgattagatagcaccaacgggcctgcacgggccccccaaacgtgcctcagacgggaggtgcacaattagATGCTGCATCatcaagaagaagccgggtggaaagatcttctccagcttacaaagcaacacaggtgccgctttttccaagtcctgagcgacagtccgagatatctccttagcacaaagctagcgaaagaaaaagctcaactctgccagcactagccagacatgctcagggacatagcctcggaccatcaccagaagaagccgctcaatccatatgtggtagtcatgactcttcatcccattgactcgtagagtgcctaagttcactcccctgctaagattcactgcatatccatctggcaacattaacgtctggatccattttagtacttccctcctttgatcgatttgcaagacaaaattgaccttaggccttttctagttcttgtttcggccactaggaggttgcatcgcttgattcggtctatcacacaacgttgctaggtccactctagccttaacattgtccttagacttgtcagtgtccatgagagttccccaaagtgcctcagcgatattcttttcagtgtgcattacatcaatattatgtggcagaagaaggtcatcgaaataggggagcctcgtcaagccggacttatgagtctacatatgttcctcaccatatcccacaaaaccaccttcttcattgggcatgagagcatctatctaagcacgaacctcggcaccagtcctcaagtgcggtttagggtctgtcactttgacacctttcgtaaagctcttgatgtcttctctgaattCATGGTCTAGATGGAGGAACTAacgatgctggtcgaacgacgaatacttgccatccttcttcaaccaaatgaacctcacagcttccttgcatattgggcatgggaacttcctgtgaacacaccaggcggcaaataacccatacgccaggaagtcatgcagggagtagtggtaccaaacgtgcattttgaagcttgtctttgtagctcggtcatatgtccatacccccttctcccaagcgtggatcaattcatcaatcacaggctccatgaacacacccatattactccccgggtgtccaggacttatcaacgacaagaatacggtataccgttgaaaggagatgtcgggagggagattgagggggataacaaaaacgggccagcatgtgtatggggtagccatcattccataaggattgaacccatctgttgccagcacgacatgtacattacgggcctcagctgctttgtcacgatgtttgtcattgaagtacgtccatgctttagcatcagatggatgtaccatcttcccaggattgtatcgtttgccatctttgtgccatgtcatctatttcgcaGATTCCTcaatcatgaatagccgttggatcctcggtaggaaaggaaggtgccgtagcactctcgcggggatcagaagctgctttttctgaccatcaccagagtctacctccaggtacctagaggatttacacttcagacagtaatttgcgtccttgtgttctttcctaaataggacgcaccccttcaaacaaacatgtatcttgtcatacggcatcttaagcatacgaaggagtttctctgcctcgtacaagttcgtcggcaaagtgtgcttctccggtagcatggtgccaaacacgaccaacatcttatcgaagccttctcgactcaggtttaactcggccttcaaccccattacgcgtcaaaccgcatctagctgagaaatcattgtacgctcatgaaggggtttctgtgccgagtgcaacattttgtagaagtcctttgcggattcctccatctccttctcacgtcgttcagcgaagtgagcttggtgggcatcatctagcatgtctgctaccccagcatcatcatcaaaagcctcgaggcgtgctctcaccacctccactcttatacgatctgcttcaccatggtagatccactgctgaTAACCAGGCGTATAACAATTgtacacaagatgtctacccatggtcttctcatCTACCTTTCTCctattgtcacatttgctgcagggacaccaaactagagaatgtcctcctgctcctaggccaaatgcatgtttcaagaaacgatctgtccccttcacccattcatagtcgtagtcactgcCGCTTCTCCAACCCATGTACATCCATTGACgatcctccatcctttaacatttacatcacagagtattgtgaccatcaattgcatctacgcggtgttcctaatgtctaataggtgaggataggtcctaatcccacccgcggatgtatagatgaggtcagtttctagGCTCCACTCCTCtccaagatagaatttcggcagcacctccctgctgttctcccgatacacgtcctgtcagggagagtgtgtatccggagaacaacagggaagaGCTGCCGAAACTCGATCTCGGAccggagtagaccatggaaactaacccatctacgcatccgtgggttgtccaaaaaacatggacaatccaaaacagatacggtcatagatatgcaaagatccgcatacctacgaccgtatctctttcggacgggagatgcctaactaggttacgcgatctaagacaatgatacgggaggagggcttatttatacctagggtggcggtggagttaggctagcggggtagtggcgagtcggggcagtgacgaggcgatgcggtgcaggcagacctaCAACGCCGACGAAGAGGATTAGGGTCGCCGAGTTCCCTCTAAcgtgctcttctctgcaaaagaagaaacacaatactataagttgaaaatttcggcagaacctcccctatacggggaggtttccaaaacctgcaagaaaaaaccggcacgatggccgacaaccacatatcaagggaacaaatacggcacgatggccgatagccagatatatattaatccaccaccacctccaccaccatgaccacaccaccaccaccacgaccaccaccaccacaccacaacatccaccacaacgaccatgaccacaccaccacatccaccacaacgaccacaccaccaccacctcaacgaacacactaccctcctccacctccacctccacctccacctacacctccaccattgcacaccaccaccaccacctcgacctccacctagacctcctccttcaccagCATTGTACACCATGAAGCGAGGGAAGGGCATACCTGGACGTCGGAGGGATGTCGGAGGCCGCGGACGGGGCAAGGGTCGCGGATGGGGCAGCGTCAAGGGGCCGGGacggggcacctcctcctcctctcttctcggcctcctctcttctcctgttccccttctcctcttcctccctttcTCCTACCTTCTGCTCGGAATGGGGGTGGGCACGGCGGACAGCGTGGATGTGGTTGGTGGGTGGCGTggggtcctcctccttctctggtggccggcggatggcgcggaggttctcctcctcctcggggcGGGCCGGCCGGCAGGCGTGGGCGGGCGGCGTGGCCGGGGCGGGGCACCTCCAGCGGGTTGAGGCGAGTGGCAGGGTGGGGCTCCTCCggtggcctgctcctcctccctcctcctctggTGGCCGGGGACCGAGGGCGCgcggggtggcggtggcggccgggCGTGGGGGGCGCGGGGCAGCCGGGCGCGCTGCGGCGGGCCGCGCGGGGCGCGAAGCAGCGGCGGGCCGGGAGGGCGGCGGGGCGCGGGGCAGCGGCGGGGCAAAGCAGCGGCGGCGTCAAGCGTTCTGTGGGCGGGGAAGGCTCTGGCCGATTTACggttgggccctttgccgagggcctagatctagggccctcggcaaagattttttatttttttttaatattctttgccgagggagGGCCattggctaggccctcggcaaagtttttttttgtctgtgggcggggaatttgggcgcggccgatttagggttggccctttgccgagggcccagaccagggccctcggcaaagatttttattttttttaaatattctttgccgagggccattggccaggccctcggcaaagaccccctttgccgagggccaggctagaccctcggcaaagagttttttttggttttttgaacccagtttttttgtggtgctataatacattatttaaatctcaattttaaaatttgggccaaatttgactttttttatatatttccctaatttatttcttctCGTTCATTTttttgaatatttcaaatttgaactgcaggtggatggaataatgcaatttagtgattcgaaaaatgttattcatggtatttggtgtatgttgagtccctatccacgaaatcgcatcaaatttcgggcatcttcttcacgtaacatgatgaGGAACTTGTcgaaaaagtgtttttaaattatataaaatccatatgaagtccgaaaatcatgaaacttgtcgaggtgtcatgttatcgcatgtgtagactgtggtaaaattttgagaaggtttcgagcaagttgtgacgtcggatgcctaaaacctagACATCTCACATGTGGAAAGTTATTACAAAGGGCGTGGGTTCAATCCTCGACGCTAtactatttttttgtttttttctatacttttttttgttgtttttatcgacttttttattttttatgtttTTATAGGCTCATAGGCCTAACATGATAAGAAGTGAACCAATCACTTCACGTCTCGTTTGGGTGAACTGATAGGTGTAACATGATAGAAAGCCAACTGGTCACTCTCACGTCTCGTATGGGTGGACTGATAGGCCTACCAAGATATTATGTAGCCTTTCTTTTACGGTCTTGTTTTTTTTCATATTATGTAGCCATTCTTTTTTATATTATGTAGccttgtttgtttttttttctttttacaagGCAACTCCAACGGTTCCTAATAAATCACTTGCTATATGTAATAACAAAACAATCGTGGGCCGCTCGTCTTCTCCGTAGCAGTGAAGTGGGCTATAGAGCCATAGAGGCCATATAGCAGTCGTGGTCCAGACCTCCCCTTTTCCTGCACAGAGTATGAGGCCCAGAAGGCTAAGAGCTCGCGCAACTGGCAGTCCGGAACCAGGTCCCAGAATGGAAAGCAGCTTGGATTAATCCCATATCGGGGAGGCAACGATGAGAAGTGCGTGCAGGTGCTTTGAAATAGCAGTGGGATGGCTCCTTTGCTGATAAACTAAATTAAACTAAAATGAAAGTTAAAAAAAGGGCCGGTTGGGTATTATATGCCACATTCATCCTCGATTGATGGGTGTTGTATGGCTACTAAGACATGGTTGGCTGGAGATTATTTGCCAAAGGGTGCCCACGATCCTAAAAATTTGGGACTATCTGAGCACACGTCGGTTCATATAAACACTTCTGCCATTGCTGTCTACTATGTGTACCCCCTATGATCAGTTATGACTGATGATGATGCGATTGCAGCGAGTTTGTCATTTTGCAGTACTAGGATCGCGTTATGTTTGACAGGAGTTTAATATTTACATCTTTGCTGCAGTCTTCTGAGTCCATAGCATTTTTTACTAATttagaaacaacacatgaaaaatTGAAGAACATTCGCCACTTTGATTCATTATTATCTGTTGCAATAGTACAGAAATACTTAAACTGGGAAAATTGCCCTGCTAACAGCAAACGTAACAAGCACAGCAGCACACACTGCAAAACCATATTCCATATCCAAACATGCATATCTGGTTCTCTAGTTCACTGATCTTATAGGTCCTTGCAAGTTTGTTGATCCTAACAGTTAGCTATTGTAATCTCCTGAAGCTTCTCATTTGCTTCACAAAGTGCACACTGCATCTTGCGCTATTGTAATCTCCTGAAGCTTCTCATTTGCTTCACAAAGTGCGCATTGCAGAGCCTGACCTTTACCACCTCAAACTCTTAATCATTTTTTTAGACCAAAGGCCCATTGGCCCAGCTTCTATTGAAAGCTTAGAGGGTACTGCTGGGGATGCCAGCTTTACAGTGTTCAGGCATCAAGCAACTAGAAGAGAAAACAGCATCCTCAAACACCGACATCTTAACCTCCTAAGTCAACAGATAAAAACGTAAAAGATTACAACCATTTCCAGCAGACACCTATACATGAACTAGAGATACCAAAAGAGGATGAAACATGATAGAGCTTTCAGGGGACATCCTGTTCTTCGGAAAGCGCATGTCACCATCTTGACAGcccgttctccatcttcttcagCGCCTCCTCCATCTTGCTGTGGGCATCCTCCCTTAACTTTAGCCACTGCTTTAAGAAGCCAAAAACTCTATAAGCCACCTATTTTGGAGATTTAGCAATGATATTTGAAAAAACTAAATCGTTTCTAGATTTCCACAACGCCCAACCCACAGCTGCTACTATCCACCACTCAAACTCTTAATCATACCAGCGTATATCTCACCCAATGCAAATTGGAGCACCTTCATTTTCTCCTGCCAATAAACATATACATTTTATCATCAATCATTAAAGTATGAAAAGTGTTTCAAAATACATATCATCATCAAAGTatgaaaagtgtttctaattggaAATATAGCAGTACAACTGCAGGCAATAGAGATGCTAGGAGCAAACACATGAATAATCCCTTGTTGCTACTATTAGAACTCCAATCAACCAATCCTGATTAGATAGATGATCTTAAAAAGGCTCCAAATTTATGAGATTACTTATAATGGTTCATGAGCATAGATCAGCAATAAATACAAATCTGCAGCAACAAGAACAGGGCCCAAACTCAAATCGAAGTTGGCTATTATTCAGAACACAGTAAGATGCATGCAATTATTCAGCACACAGTAAGATGCATGTAATTATTCAGAGTCCAAACTCAAATCGCAGTTGGCTATTACTCTAATGACCTATCACTGTCATCTGCTAGTGGCCCATTAGGTGAGATTTTCAGAGTTAATACCCAAAAGCATTACTGTAGCTAGGAAGATTTATGCATTTATTCAGAGTCCTACTTCGAAAGGCTGTGGACTATTATTAGCACATGGGCGAGAGTTTCAGAGTTACTAGTACTTAGTACCCAAAAGGCAAAAGCATGCATTCACTAAAAAGATATATGCAGCATTGCAATTATTCAGAGTCCAAAGTGGATGTAAGATAGCAATTTCCCAGGCTGTGAGTGAACTAGATAAAGTACGGTAACATCCAATCATCCGGTTTATGGATTCCCAGGGTATGAGTGAACTCACTGATTTCAATGAAGATACACTTGGGAATAGGCACAAATTGACAAGCAGGGTGAATATGCATTCAATGGCATTACAAACACCTATTAAAGGTTGCCAAAAAAAAACCCTGCTTCAAGGCAACTACTACAGGGGAAGATTTGCTTAACATTATAAGTGATGACAAATATAACTGAATTGTTCCCTCCCATAAAGAAATTGCCTTTGACTGCATAGCACATTCAGCATCAGGTATTTTCATAATCCCTCTTTTCAGGGGAAGATTTGATTAACATTACTCTAGTGAACAAAATTAATAAGTAGCAGCAGCAAGCATCTGTACTGCAATGTCAAAAAATGTAAACAAGAAGGAACCAACATGTTTGCATTACATTACAGATGCTTGAGTACACATGCTTCAtctagaaaagaagaagaagaaaggttagCACATAGCTggttgttgaatttttccctgTTTTACGGATCTAACAGTAAAGCAAAGCAAAATTACTTGTTTTCCTCTGCAATTTTTTTCCTATGTTGAATATATGAGATAAATCAAATGCAAAACAAGTGCAGAGGAGGGGAACCTTGGCCTTCTACAATTGGAGCTCGATCGGATCCAGAAGGGACTTATACGTGGGGGCGACTGGGCGAGCGTTGTCCACGGCGGGGACCGTGGCGAGCGCTATCGACGGAGGGCACGGGACGACCAGCGCGGGCTAAGCGCGTCTCCTCGGCAGCTACGACGACGGCGCGGGTGGGGGCACGGGTCCCCAGGGGCTGCTCGCACCAGGCGGGGGCgccggggaggagggaggagggaggagcgaTAAACTCGGTGCCAGTGATGAGTGCAGGCGAAGGCaagccggtggcggcggcgcctcGCGATGGCGAGGGCGAGGCAGCGGCGGGCAGTCTCGCCTCCTTTGCACTCGCTGCGTGCGGGTTCCTGTGCGCGTGGGCGAGGGGTTGCGGGGGGAGGGTGGAGGTACTAACCTTCCACTCATAAAATTAATTAGAGTTAATAACTTGCTTAGGAACCAATAGGATTCAAGAGGTAGCCCAACCACTGTAAAAGAGCTCAATATGATAGAAACACTTATTTTAGGACGGTGCTTGAAGGTGAACAATACCAGCAGGAGGTAGTGGTTGGCTTGGATGTGTGGCGTATCGTCGGTGGTGCTATGTCCTCATCTTGATGCCCACGTTGCAGCATCGGGGAGGACGGCAGGACCGCCACTTAGGATCTACACCGCTCAAGTAGACAAACAAGAGACAAAGCTGAGAGATGAGAAAGAGGTGACCGGGTTGTGAGTTGTGACTCATGTTTTTCTTCTAAATATAATGAAGCGTAGTTCTCCTACGCTTTCGAGAGAGAGAAAAGTGACTCATGCGACCAGCGAGGCTGGTGTGCTGGTTCACATATCATAGGTGGCAGACGCAGGTGGAACACAATAACAGATGGGGAAAAAATACACATTCCTTTATTTAATAATAATAGCAGTAGAATAAGACAAGACGTAGAATCAAACCTAAGCGATTACAAAGGTTATATAGTTAACAATCACGATGCCCTAAATAAAAACAAGCTTAATTGTTTCCCCGGCGCGCAGTCATATTTCCTTATCCTCCTCCTTATTAGCCCCGCCAAAGAAACGCCTCTTTACATAAATGGCAGCTAGGACTCCAGCAACGATAGTGCCTGCCAACACTCTTCTGCCCCTTCTACGCTCCTGCTCGAGTTCTTCGATTTCCTTCAACGCAACGATCACCTCATCGAAGCTACGATCCAAGCTACGGATTATTCTGTCGAGCTTAAGAGAGACACTATCTTCTACCGTCGCCGTCGCGGGCTTTCCGACGGCGGTGCAATCGGAGCTGTGGAACCGACGCACGCTGAAGTTCTCCGCCGCCTGCGGCGAgaaccgcggcggcggcggctgcctctCCATGACCATGAGGGCGCGCGGAAACAGAGGTCGCCGGAGCGCGTGGCAAGTGGACCGGACCACCGCGGCCGCAGACATGATAGTTGCTGCTACGCGCTCTACCTCTGCTATACTAGCTAGTAGCTAGTTTGGAGTCGATCTGGACGGCGCGACGATCGACGATCGACGACGACTTCACCTAGTAGCGGCTAGCGCTTCTTGGGTTGGATCGCTACGGTACGGTGCCGACACATCGCACGCTTGTGCATATATATAGGGAGCCGGGATTGCGTATATGGTGGTGGCACAGCGATCCAAGTCGGAGTCGAGTCGTCGTGACCTGGTCGGAATCATATCGGATGGTGTTTCTTTGGCGGGGCTTAAACCATGCTGCACATCGAACCATAACTGTGCAGACACTGAATGTGCTTGTGCTTGATTGGGGTTTAAACCATGCTGCACCCCTACACCACCCTGACACACGGATGTGATTAGCATGGAAACGGATTTGGATATCACTCTTTACCATATTTGATTAATATATAGATTTGAATATAGATACGGATATTTACTCAATTTAACTCAAAGTACATATGTTGTTAAATTCAAAATACATCAATAGATTGTTACTACTAACTTCATCGACAACCGTAGTGAAACAAAATCAAAATATACTTCTAATAAACTCCAATATCGAAGTGAACTAAATTATAATGGATAATGTTTAATAACATCCTATGtcaagtgaagaaattcaaataagAATTGTAGGCAATAAGTAGCCATTTTGCTTTATCAATGGTTTTGTAACTACAAAATTATACACAAGTAGAGATTAAAGTATGTGGGTATATAACATAGACAAAAATAGCTCATAAAAATGATATAGTTACCAATAAGTATTTAATAACAAAATGTATCAGTTAATCatcattatttatataatataTATCACAAAATTATAAATTATATTAATACATTAACGTAGATGGATAAATAAATTAAAGTATCAAAATAATTTacaacaacaaatatattaggtttaaactaaaCTAGAAAATAATTTAATCTTTATGTATCATTAAGAATATTGAAAGTGACTTATAGATATACTATTAAATAGTTTCAATGCATCATTAGtaatattaaaattaaataaTTAGTCACTATTCATTGAGAGAAAACTTTAAAATCTGACTTGAGTTACATTGAACTATGTTTGAGATGTATTCATTTTGAATGATGTATAGGCTCTCTCTCTATTATAatcatttgaaaattttatggCAAGTATATACACCCAAAATATGATTCCATGTAATTTCTAGATTTTTCGAACCAATTTTTGGTATTATTATAATTGTTTTATGGTAATTTGGAGATAGATGGTCGGATTCTCCCTCACTGCATGGTTGCATGCAAGCTACTGTGAGCTGTGGGCTATGAAAAAGTCGCTGAGAGAAAAGCTGAAGGCCGTTTGGTTGAAGTAGTTGTGAAAATGTTGGCTGTGTATGAAAGGTATGGGAGACTCTTTATATGCCAATTGCTCCTAAAAGGCTATTTTGTTCACTGATTTGCATGTAATTGGATactttaaaagaaaaaaaataatttttctaagttttacaTTCATCTTTGTCGGCTGTATAGGATAGGTATAAGTGTATTCCAGGTGtatttcttcttttatttttGAGTAAAGTCCACTagcggtcctcaaacttgttcggcTGTGTCATCCATGTCCCTAAACTCACAAAGTGctcgtttaggtcctcaaacttattCGGATATGTCATTCCGGTCACTAAACTTGCAAATCACTCAGTTATGTCCTCAAACTTGCTCAGTTGTATCATCTTGGTTCCTAAATGTTGTAAACTTGTAAGttcaatatatatttatagaacTGTCTAAAAATTGtaaatctaattttgttagactcctagTAACATGTACTTTAAATATATGAGTAGGAAACACACCAAGTTATGAACCTGAATCTCCTGAGTATTTATCTTGCTGGAATTGTGTGAGTGGTCATCCATTGGTTCAATCTCCATATCTTGAATGTCTCTAGAGGATTGTGCTTGTGAAGATGAAGCCTGCAGAAATGGAAAGGACAAaataaaatggctgaaacataCATTAATTAGTTAATAAGCTATTTTTAACTCTATATAGCTATTATGTTAATCAAGAATCAATAATTTTGTACATTTACAGAGAAAATAAAGTATAATGCTGATACAAATTGCACTAATATAAATTTTCTGACATTTTTTCTGTGCActtttattaaatttatttatacTACTTGACAGTACTTTTGTAACCTGAGAGTGATGGGACCTTTGCCGTTCAAATATTCTTGGTATGTAATTTTTGTGAAAGTAGTAATAGTTTGAGTTGTAGAAGATACGGATAAATTTCTGCATAATTATTTCATATTTATGAACCCTTTATAGATTGTAAGCCATTTGAAAATGCACTTTAAAAGCTATCAAACAAGGAAGCATGACTATATCTCTGTCCATATGATTCAGCAAGCACATCAACAACACAGgcataattaattttttttaccaGGAACCAGGGTATTCCTCACGGGCTTACATGAGAAACATCAGTAATTCTGAAACTAATAAAACAGCAAGAGAATTCTTATTGTTACCTTGTGGTACTTCACTTCCAGATTGGCTTTCTTTGTAACTGCTTGTGCCCTTTCTACCATTGTCTTCCCATCCTCAGAAAATCCTTTAGGGCCTGTTCGGTTCCTGGGGAACCGTGACCAGGATGTAATCCGGCCAGGATCGGGTGTTTAATTTGTGTAAGCTTTGTCTAGTCGGAACGCTTCCTGACTCTTTTCCCGGCCTACGGAACGGGCCCTTAGGTCTCCTGTCCACCTGGATAGGAGTATAGGACCCATGTGTAACtcccttccctttcttcttcACTAAGCCTACTGCCTTGCTCAGACCAGAATTTGATTCCTGGGGCCATTTTCTAGTTGATACAACAACCAAAGATGCTTGACTGTCAAAACCACTTCGTAGTAGGTCCCATATCCATCACACCATCAATATTCTCCTCACTAGTTATCATGTTCTCACTAGATATCTGACCAGTCGAATTTTGTCCAGATATCACCTAGACAGAACGAATAATAAAAGGCTAAAACTAAAGATCAGATGATCTCTCGCTGCGTGATGAGATGATCTCTCACTGTGTGCTCATTAGCCATTGCCATGGTCAGCTTCTTGTCAGCTAGGGCCACTCTGGCTCTCGGACTAGTGTGGTAGtgaaatggaatggaatggaatggatgGGGGTATGGGACTGCATCAGGGTTCAGACCTTTGTAAAATACAATGGGATAGGCTGGCCTGCAAAGACAGACACTAGGCCTGAATGCCTAAGCTGTGTGGTGCATAGTAACAGTGTACACTTCATTGCAGCCAGCGAATACAGTCCAGTGTAGAATCACTTCTCTTGCAGGTTTTCTACTTGCAGCCCAGATATTCTTTAACtttagaaataaaaaaaactgCTGCAAATTCATCAAGTGAAGAAGTTCTGGGAAGGAAACAGGTGTAGCTGTCACTAAATGCTACCAGGAGTCCAGGGGATCACAAAGAGGCCTGCAACCTATTTACATAGGCCCCATAAGCCCACCCTGAATATAGGTGTATGTTCACAGCCATTAAACTTTCAAATTCACCAAGAAAACAACACTTTTGATCAAATCCTGATTAACATTCATTGGTACTCAGATCAATGCAGAAACAACAAGCAATCAATAGAATAGTGAGTTCAAGCATAAATCAGAAATTATTTTATATCATAGAACATCTGAGGCAGTACATCACTCCGTTTCTTACAAAAGAAACAGAGAATTCATGAGTTCACACTAAATAGAGTTTTGCACCTACATTTCCCCCTCCTGAGTAAATCAGCCTTAATAAACATAATTATAAAGGCCAAACAAAAGGAACGAAGAAGATATCGACACAACCCATGGTGTCAGGTCTATTGCTCCACGATGCCTGCTAGTCAAATGAATAATAGTTAGGGTAACCACATAAAAAAAGGTTTGCATGTATATGTTGACCACAAAAGTGGTTGCTTACTTGTTATTTTCTTCTATCTGAACCTCAAGCTGCTTCAGTAACCGAGAGTGTTCATCCAAGCCATCTGAAATCTTATCGATCTTCATCAATAGTCGTTTATAAATGTCTCCCGTTGTCTCATTAACGCGACTTTTCTGTTCCATGGAGCCTTTCAAAGGCTTATTCGAGGAGGGGGAACACATGTGTCTCTGCAGGAGCATGATGAATGGATTTGTTACAAATCTTTGTGTGCACCAATAACCACATTTTGCAATGCATATTAAGGCCTATCTCCCTAACCCCCGGTTTCAGAATACAAAAGTCTGATTAATATAAGTTTCATATATACGAGCACCAGTAATGTTCATCCCTTTCACACCCATCTAGCACTTGCACATTCCGGCTAACCATATGTG
Above is a genomic segment from Miscanthus floridulus cultivar M001 chromosome 3, ASM1932011v1, whole genome shotgun sequence containing:
- the LOC136545750 gene encoding uncharacterized protein, giving the protein MASAAMLRSAARSLRLRQPLEQQRCFLARQFLSSSVPTERHMCSPSSNKPLKGSMEQKSRVNETTGDIYKRLLMKIDKISDGLDEHSRLLKQLEVQIEENNKHRGAIDLTPWVVSISSSFLLFGLYNYVY